The following are encoded in a window of Rhizobium sp. 11515TR genomic DNA:
- the rctB gene encoding SMa0974 family conjugal transfer regulator — translation MTDDRACTQIRDGSRSAVAGGADRFLNFGDACVIIRPTNNGLFVRIFARDLVIFFGIRTLLEGSLSKVAVISNEAIEWFTEGPEPSHLPSRGRKH, via the coding sequence ATGACTGATGACAGAGCGTGCACGCAAATTCGGGATGGCAGCAGATCTGCCGTCGCCGGCGGAGCTGACAGGTTTCTCAACTTCGGGGACGCTTGTGTCATCATACGACCAACCAACAACGGTCTATTTGTTCGTATTTTTGCCCGAGACCTCGTCATTTTTTTCGGAATTCGAACGCTTCTGGAAGGTAGTCTGTCGAAAGTCGCGGTCATCTCCAACGAGGCAATCGAGTGGTTCACTGAAGGTCCTGAACCATCTCACTTGCCGTCACGTGGTAGGAAGCATTAG
- a CDS encoding 8-amino-7-oxononanoate synthase family protein → MSDDHHSPTATAVPRSYRNTLSVIVSADQNLAAAEQEGVMALYVDPDKDRSVMLPTAPQKKQVTDFVRCSYLGLDNHPRIIEGAIEAMQRYKALHWSCARTRLNFSLLGELEEALSDLFAARVITYTTVLAANMGALPLLASGYLTENKRPTIVFDRLAHATLAFHKPVVASETPIETIAHNDLNALEDICRRNDRVAYVCDGVYSMGGSAPITDLLTLQDRYGLFLYIDDAHGISLFGKSGEGFARSQVGAALGERTIIAASLGKGFGASGGLLMLGTRRQEELFRRFSIAYAFSASLNLAAIGAAMASQALHRTDELKLRQDALADRLAVFDGMVASEQAGSKLPIRTIEFGDERQSIRAAAYILNKGYYTSAIFFPTVAKGKAGLRVCPTARHDVREIEGLGRAINEALAERGTDP, encoded by the coding sequence ATGAGCGATGATCATCATTCGCCCACCGCTACAGCTGTGCCGCGATCCTACCGCAATACACTCAGCGTGATCGTTTCCGCCGATCAAAACCTTGCTGCGGCCGAGCAGGAAGGAGTCATGGCGCTTTACGTGGACCCGGATAAGGATCGCTCCGTCATGTTGCCCACGGCGCCTCAGAAGAAACAAGTGACTGACTTCGTGCGTTGCTCTTATCTCGGCCTCGACAATCATCCACGCATCATCGAGGGCGCCATAGAGGCGATGCAGCGATACAAGGCGCTCCATTGGTCGTGTGCAAGAACGAGGCTTAATTTCAGCCTGTTAGGCGAACTGGAAGAAGCGCTCTCTGATTTGTTTGCAGCACGGGTCATAACCTACACGACCGTCCTCGCCGCCAATATGGGAGCCCTACCGCTCCTCGCCTCCGGATACCTCACTGAGAATAAAAGACCGACGATCGTTTTCGACAGGCTAGCGCATGCGACGCTTGCGTTTCACAAGCCGGTCGTCGCAAGTGAAACCCCGATTGAAACGATTGCTCATAACGACCTGAACGCACTCGAGGATATTTGCAGGCGCAACGATCGCGTAGCCTATGTGTGCGATGGCGTCTATTCCATGGGCGGCAGTGCGCCTATTACAGACCTCCTCACACTACAGGATCGATACGGCCTGTTTCTTTATATCGACGACGCCCATGGCATTTCCTTGTTCGGAAAATCTGGGGAGGGCTTTGCACGATCCCAAGTCGGCGCAGCCCTTGGCGAGCGCACAATCATTGCCGCATCGCTCGGCAAAGGCTTTGGAGCGTCGGGCGGTTTGCTGATGCTCGGCACTCGTCGGCAGGAAGAATTGTTCCGGCGCTTCTCGATCGCTTACGCCTTTTCCGCGTCGCTTAATTTAGCAGCAATTGGCGCAGCCATGGCATCTCAGGCGCTGCATCGCACCGATGAGCTCAAATTACGCCAGGATGCGCTAGCGGATCGGTTAGCTGTTTTCGACGGGATGGTTGCCAGCGAGCAAGCCGGCTCAAAGCTACCAATCCGCACCATAGAGTTTGGCGACGAAAGACAATCCATTCGTGCCGCGGCCTATATTCTCAACAAAGGTTACTATACCTCGGCGATCTTCTTTCCCACGGTCGCGAAGGGAAAGGCCGGCTTGCGGGTCTGCCCTACCGCCAGACACGACGTTCGGGAAATTGAAGGGTTGGGACGTGCGATCAACGAGGCGCTCGCCGAACGGGGAACAGATCCATGA
- a CDS encoding O-antigen ligase family protein — protein MTKPLAIIGGILWLLVASPTVVESDAYRYATALLSLIALYYYMKAPIRPRTDWIGWLCMGWAFYVMARFFITFWLTPQHDIGASDWLYAFPFFFPIMGVAFLLYEELMEKIVAAYFAVVLIMLVATQHLREVFAGATIRPLIMNNQIHGAVACGMIVIFTLFWLLHYLTDKSSDRRIARFSYIVSPFIFALCFIAIYGAKSKGVWLALGITLPVLALITLTYLRLKSGVITIIAVAALLIAGIYGVRHNLDKTAGPTLSAAISMVENVANGHEMGGVVSNAISSSNTPVSMDERLQLWSNSWEVFSSAPIFGWGNRWLERWAETRYSHVQYTLLHNGYLEILVRYGLFGAAIMGFMLATFIRAIWRARKAGIIPRAAWHAYIACLFFFSLTLLSNSNNRLAIGESLAFASSAFACWCHMRLKGEYLTMGRVVVQQDAVVGA, from the coding sequence ATGACGAAACCGCTCGCCATCATCGGCGGCATTCTCTGGCTGCTTGTCGCTTCGCCGACCGTCGTTGAGAGCGACGCCTATCGCTATGCCACCGCGCTCCTCTCTCTGATCGCCCTCTATTATTACATGAAGGCGCCCATACGGCCGCGCACCGACTGGATCGGCTGGCTCTGCATGGGCTGGGCCTTCTATGTCATGGCGCGTTTCTTCATCACCTTCTGGCTGACGCCGCAGCACGATATCGGCGCCTCGGATTGGCTCTATGCCTTCCCCTTCTTCTTCCCCATCATGGGCGTCGCCTTCCTGCTCTATGAGGAGCTGATGGAAAAGATCGTCGCGGCCTATTTCGCGGTGGTCCTCATCATGCTTGTGGCAACACAGCACCTGCGCGAAGTCTTTGCCGGCGCAACCATCCGCCCGCTGATCATGAACAATCAGATCCACGGCGCCGTCGCCTGCGGCATGATCGTGATCTTCACCCTGTTCTGGCTGCTGCACTACCTCACGGACAAATCCAGTGACCGCCGGATCGCCCGCTTCTCCTATATCGTTTCGCCCTTCATCTTCGCGCTCTGTTTCATCGCCATTTACGGTGCCAAGTCAAAAGGCGTCTGGCTGGCACTCGGCATCACACTACCTGTCCTTGCGCTCATTACGCTGACCTACCTGCGCCTGAAGAGCGGTGTCATCACTATCATCGCTGTCGCAGCCCTGTTGATCGCCGGTATCTATGGCGTCAGGCACAATCTCGACAAGACGGCTGGCCCGACTTTGTCGGCAGCCATTTCCATGGTCGAAAATGTGGCCAACGGCCATGAGATGGGCGGGGTGGTTTCAAACGCCATCAGCTCGAGCAATACGCCGGTGTCGATGGACGAACGCCTGCAGCTCTGGTCGAACAGCTGGGAGGTCTTTTCCTCGGCGCCGATCTTCGGCTGGGGTAACAGGTGGCTCGAACGCTGGGCCGAGACGCGTTACTCGCATGTCCAGTACACGCTGCTGCACAACGGCTATCTGGAAATCCTGGTGCGCTACGGCCTGTTCGGCGCGGCAATCATGGGCTTCATGCTGGCCACCTTCATCCGCGCCATCTGGCGCGCCCGCAAGGCCGGCATTATTCCGCGCGCCGCATGGCACGCCTACATCGCCTGCCTTTTCTTTTTCTCATTGACGCTCCTCAGCAACTCCAACAACCGCCTGGCGATCGGCGAAAGCCTGGCCTTCGCAAGCTCCGCCTTTGCCTGCTGGTGCCATATGCGGCTGAAGGGGGAGTATTTGACGATGGGGAGGGTCGTAGTGCAGCAAGACGCAGTTGTTGGTGCTTGA
- the traG gene encoding Ti-type conjugative transfer system protein TraG, producing the protein MMLRHRMHPSLVPILVPIAVTTLTLYITGWRWQDLAIGMPARIAYWFLRTVPLPNLVLGPIASLLTVWALPLHRRRPIAFASLLCFLCVAGFYALREYARLAPWVENGVITWNEALTYLDAFAVAGTILGFGIVAISARISIVVSDPIKRAKRGVFGDADWLPMPEVATLFPSDGEIVIGERYRVDRDRVHTLPFDPNDRGTWGQGGRAPLMTFNQNFDSTHMLFFAGSGGFKTTSNVIPTALRYRGPLICLDPSTEVAPMVLEHRAHALGREVMVLDPANPVIGFNVLDGIERSTRKEEDIVGIAHMLLSESLRFDTSTGSYFQNQAHNLLTGLLAHVLLSPDYAGRRNLRSLRLIVSEPEPSVLAMLRDIQENSTSAFIRETLGVFTNMTEQTFSGVYSTASKDTQWLSLDNYAALVCGNAFQSSDIASGRKDVFLNIPASILRSYPGIGRVITGSLINAMVRADGDFRHRALFMLDEVDLLGFMRILEEARDRGRKYGITLMLMYQSVGQLERHFGKDGATSWIEGCAFTSYAAIKALDTARDVSAQCGEMTVEVRGRSRNVGWSNSNGSARKSESISFQRRSLIMPHEITQSMRKDEQIIIVQGHSPIRCGRAIYFRREEMGEAAKVNRFAKF; encoded by the coding sequence ATGATGCTAAGGCACAGAATGCATCCGAGTTTGGTTCCCATTCTGGTGCCGATCGCAGTGACAACGCTGACACTCTATATCACTGGATGGCGGTGGCAGGATTTGGCGATCGGGATGCCAGCACGGATCGCCTATTGGTTCCTGCGAACGGTTCCTCTTCCCAATCTCGTCCTCGGACCTATAGCTTCACTTCTGACGGTTTGGGCATTGCCACTGCATCGCCGTCGGCCGATCGCTTTTGCGAGCCTTCTTTGCTTTTTATGCGTGGCAGGCTTTTACGCCCTGCGGGAATATGCCCGTCTCGCTCCGTGGGTGGAGAATGGTGTCATCACATGGAACGAGGCTCTCACTTATCTCGACGCCTTCGCTGTTGCCGGGACCATTCTCGGATTTGGTATTGTCGCAATCTCCGCGCGCATCTCAATCGTAGTTTCCGATCCGATCAAGCGCGCCAAGCGCGGAGTTTTCGGCGATGCCGATTGGCTGCCTATGCCGGAGGTGGCTACACTCTTCCCCTCGGACGGAGAGATCGTTATCGGCGAACGGTACCGCGTCGATCGTGATCGCGTGCATACGTTGCCTTTTGATCCGAACGATCGCGGGACTTGGGGGCAAGGTGGCAGGGCGCCACTCATGACATTCAATCAGAATTTCGATTCTACGCATATGTTGTTCTTCGCGGGCTCTGGTGGCTTCAAGACGACCAGCAATGTCATTCCGACCGCACTGCGCTATAGGGGCCCACTGATCTGTCTCGATCCATCGACTGAGGTCGCGCCGATGGTTCTCGAGCATCGCGCCCATGCGCTCGGCCGCGAAGTCATGGTACTCGACCCGGCCAATCCAGTCATAGGCTTCAACGTTCTTGATGGGATCGAGCGATCGACGCGTAAAGAAGAGGACATCGTTGGGATCGCCCATATGCTTTTGTCGGAAAGCCTACGCTTCGACACCTCGACTGGCTCATATTTCCAAAATCAAGCGCACAATCTCTTAACTGGGCTTCTGGCGCATGTGCTGCTATCTCCCGACTATGCCGGTCGCCGGAACCTGCGTAGCCTGCGGCTGATCGTATCTGAGCCGGAACCGTCGGTGCTTGCCATGTTGCGCGACATCCAGGAAAATTCTACGTCCGCCTTTATCCGCGAGACTCTCGGCGTCTTCACCAACATGACGGAGCAGACCTTCTCCGGGGTATATTCGACCGCATCCAAGGATACTCAATGGTTGTCGCTCGACAATTATGCCGCATTGGTCTGCGGTAACGCGTTCCAATCGAGCGACATCGCTTCCGGACGGAAGGATGTCTTCCTCAACATCCCTGCATCGATCCTGCGCTCCTATCCCGGCATTGGTCGAGTGATCACCGGCTCGCTGATCAATGCCATGGTCCGAGCCGACGGCGACTTCCGCCACCGGGCGCTCTTCATGCTCGACGAGGTCGATCTGCTAGGCTTCATGCGTATTCTTGAAGAAGCGCGCGACCGCGGACGTAAGTATGGCATCACACTGATGTTGATGTACCAATCCGTCGGCCAGCTCGAGCGTCATTTCGGAAAGGACGGAGCAACCTCTTGGATCGAAGGCTGCGCCTTCACGTCGTACGCCGCGATCAAGGCACTCGACACGGCGCGCGATGTCTCCGCCCAATGCGGAGAGATGACCGTTGAAGTGCGGGGACGTTCGCGCAATGTCGGCTGGAGCAATTCCAACGGCAGCGCCCGCAAATCCGAAAGCATCAGTTTCCAGCGCCGGTCGCTGATTATGCCGCACGAAATCACTCAGTCGATGCGCAAGGACGAACAGATCATCATTGTACAGGGCCACAGTCCCATTCGCTGCGGGCGAGCGATCTATTTCCGTCGCGAGGAGATGGGTGAAGCTGCGAAGGTCAATCGATTTGCGAAGTTCTAG
- the istA gene encoding IS21-like element ISRsp2 family transposase codes for MPRRKQARRTTVRDIRTILRLTHEEGLSVREIAERLKIGKSSVSTYLLRAREAGLSWPLPIGSDEDAKLERRLFGRAGRPPRDLSEPDWALVVRELKRKGVTLTLLWQEYRASHPDGYGFTWFCEKVATFRQRASVAFRNRHAAGAVMQTDYAGPAVPVIDPATGIIHPAQIFVAVLGASNLTFAHASFSQQLPDWIDGQVRALTFYGGVTKAIVCDNLKSGVAKALWFEPTLTATFAAMAEHYDTTILPTRSRKPRDKGRVEGAVLIVERWILARLRNRTFFSLAALNTAIAELLEDLNNRTMRHVGKSRRELFEEIERPALKPLPAIPFEYAEWKSAKVHPDYHVEVDKTFYSVPHRLIGCTLQVRLTHRVVEIFHDHQRVASHVRRSQRSGHVTINDHMPKAHQRYANTTPANLIGRATQIGPNAAILVERMMRDRPHPEQGYRSAMGILSLAPRYGSQRLDAACERALTINAITYSSVASILKSGLDRERPQAEHSAPTPAHTNIRGRSYYQ; via the coding sequence ATGCCGAGACGGAAGCAAGCAAGACGAACGACCGTGAGGGATATCCGGACAATTCTGCGCCTGACTCATGAAGAGGGTCTTTCGGTGCGCGAGATTGCCGAGCGGCTGAAGATCGGCAAGAGCTCGGTATCGACCTATTTGCTGCGAGCTCGGGAAGCCGGGCTTTCGTGGCCCTTGCCGATCGGCTCGGACGAGGATGCAAAGCTGGAGCGGCGGCTGTTCGGCCGCGCCGGTCGACCACCGCGTGATCTCAGTGAGCCGGACTGGGCGCTGGTGGTTCGGGAGTTGAAGCGCAAAGGCGTGACGCTGACGCTTCTATGGCAGGAATACCGCGCCAGTCATCCCGATGGTTACGGCTTCACGTGGTTCTGCGAGAAGGTCGCCACCTTTCGGCAGCGCGCGAGTGTAGCGTTCCGCAATCGGCACGCGGCGGGTGCCGTGATGCAGACCGACTATGCCGGGCCGGCGGTGCCGGTGATCGATCCGGCGACCGGCATCATCCATCCGGCCCAAATCTTTGTGGCCGTGCTGGGCGCCTCCAACCTGACCTTCGCCCATGCCAGCTTTAGCCAGCAGTTGCCGGACTGGATTGACGGCCAGGTGCGTGCTCTGACTTTCTATGGCGGGGTCACCAAGGCAATCGTGTGCGACAACCTCAAATCAGGGGTGGCCAAGGCCCTTTGGTTCGAGCCGACGTTGACTGCGACGTTCGCCGCCATGGCCGAGCATTACGACACCACGATCCTGCCGACACGCAGCAGGAAACCGCGCGACAAAGGCCGGGTCGAAGGAGCGGTGCTGATCGTGGAACGCTGGATTCTGGCCCGGCTCAGGAACCGCACCTTCTTCTCGCTTGCCGCCCTCAACACGGCGATTGCCGAATTGCTCGAGGACCTGAACAACCGGACGATGCGCCATGTCGGCAAAAGCCGCCGCGAACTGTTCGAGGAGATCGAGCGGCCAGCCTTGAAGCCCTTGCCGGCGATACCGTTCGAATATGCGGAATGGAAGTCGGCGAAGGTCCATCCGGACTATCATGTCGAGGTCGACAAGACCTTCTACTCGGTGCCGCACCGGCTGATCGGATGCACACTCCAGGTGCGGCTCACCCACCGGGTGGTCGAGATCTTCCACGATCACCAGCGTGTCGCCAGCCACGTTCGCCGCTCCCAGCGTTCCGGCCACGTTACCATCAACGACCATATGCCCAAGGCGCATCAGCGCTATGCCAACACCACGCCGGCCAATCTGATCGGCCGTGCGACCCAGATCGGCCCCAATGCCGCCATCCTGGTCGAACGCATGATGCGCGACAGGCCGCATCCGGAACAGGGATACCGCTCGGCCATGGGCATTCTGTCGCTGGCGCCGCGCTATGGATCGCAGCGCCTCGATGCGGCCTGTGAGCGGGCGCTCACCATCAATGCAATCACCTATTCCTCCGTTGCCTCCATCCTCAAATCCGGCCTCGACCGGGAAAGACCGCAGGCTGAACACTCGGCCCCCACGCCTGCGC
- a CDS encoding acyltransferase family protein: MGKNRDIQALRGVAVLMVFLQHYRSRLPTPEWYHGIFSYAGFWSGVDLFFVISGLVIGRSLISRGDWEIGHKLSGPALKDFWIRRFNRLAPAAWFWIAFSTILSLSTISMSYAGTLKTALTSAATALTATSNFYWSHCVVTHSIGASCMNPDFNGVFWSLSLEEQFYFVFAILAFFFTYLRLARIYLAFLIISSAANYFLIEGPFSLAWVLRPQGLIVGVLLAIHHDQVASLIARFSSRTRVLVCVLTIALICTFPAMMDLTCSIPILAVISAVAVSISLPDGGISRGNLGSLLQWVGNRSYSLYLCHLPIIIVIREASFRLFGEQFISSPSTAAFAVAFSTSLAATLFAANLSFRYIENNQSFKIGRIPFQAAA, translated from the coding sequence ATGGGAAAAAATAGAGACATTCAAGCTCTGCGAGGCGTTGCAGTGCTCATGGTATTTTTGCAGCACTATCGGAGCCGGCTTCCCACTCCGGAGTGGTATCACGGCATCTTTAGTTATGCCGGCTTTTGGTCCGGTGTTGATTTATTTTTTGTCATATCCGGCCTTGTGATCGGTCGATCGCTCATCAGTAGAGGCGACTGGGAAATCGGTCACAAATTAAGCGGACCGGCACTTAAAGACTTTTGGATACGGCGTTTTAATAGGCTTGCGCCGGCCGCATGGTTTTGGATTGCATTTTCGACCATACTATCGCTGAGCACAATTAGCATGTCGTACGCCGGGACGCTCAAGACAGCGTTGACGAGCGCAGCAACTGCCCTAACCGCGACGTCGAATTTCTATTGGTCGCACTGTGTCGTCACGCACAGCATCGGCGCTAGCTGCATGAATCCAGATTTTAATGGCGTATTTTGGAGCTTATCTCTGGAGGAGCAGTTCTATTTCGTCTTCGCCATCCTCGCATTCTTTTTCACATATTTGCGTTTGGCGAGAATTTATCTGGCATTTCTTATTATCTCGAGCGCCGCCAACTATTTTCTTATTGAGGGGCCATTTTCTCTCGCCTGGGTATTACGCCCTCAAGGCTTAATCGTCGGAGTACTGTTGGCGATCCACCATGACCAAGTTGCTTCCCTCATCGCGCGGTTTTCCTCTCGGACAAGGGTTTTGGTTTGCGTGCTGACAATCGCGCTAATTTGCACATTCCCGGCAATGATGGATCTCACCTGCTCAATACCGATATTGGCGGTTATCTCGGCCGTCGCGGTTTCCATTTCCTTACCTGACGGAGGAATCTCCAGGGGGAATCTTGGATCGCTTCTTCAATGGGTCGGAAACAGATCCTATTCTTTGTATCTCTGCCATTTGCCGATTATCATCGTCATCCGCGAGGCATCTTTTCGGCTGTTTGGAGAGCAATTCATAAGCTCTCCGTCGACTGCAGCTTTCGCGGTGGCGTTCTCTACGTCTCTGGCCGCAACTCTTTTCGCCGCCAATCTAAGCTTCAGATACATAGAAAATAACCAAAGCTTCAAAATTGGAAGGATTCCTTTCCAAGCGGCCGCGTAG
- a CDS encoding acyltransferase family protein, translated as MHRNEVADILRGFGIIAVVAGHAGTDVGIKILPVYSYHMPLFFFISGIFYRDDRIESILHIAGKLMSRLMLPALAAVIVYDFLTLAIFHELGLPFGAPDLSLSVMLHTFLFGGYLAAAYWFIGAYIMIYVYFDVAHAWMHRTASRLIGSTATRSAFCVLYVGAAAVSIYAATLLYGGVQEQDRHIVVAAHKTEILLLRFLLGCGFYCLGSLFGRFQDRLPSSPALPIAVGAICFVIEGFIFSNYNVFFSTQIMSFPNFVTPIITSIFGIVIFYAISFAIAKSWAAKALAYIGQNSYAILLNHMFGFFLLNLLLVALGRIGLSDITGPYYRFKEYETFPLYILSGLAVSIAIPILLKKALHSLKGSISRIA; from the coding sequence GTGCATCGCAATGAAGTAGCAGATATCCTGCGAGGATTCGGCATTATCGCCGTTGTTGCAGGGCATGCTGGAACCGATGTCGGCATCAAGATTTTGCCGGTCTACTCCTATCATATGCCCTTGTTTTTCTTCATTTCAGGCATCTTTTACCGCGATGACAGAATTGAAAGCATCCTTCATATCGCTGGAAAACTCATGTCCAGGCTGATGCTTCCGGCTCTGGCTGCGGTAATCGTTTACGATTTTCTGACGCTCGCCATTTTTCACGAACTCGGACTGCCATTTGGCGCGCCCGATCTCAGCCTTTCGGTAATGCTGCATACCTTTTTGTTTGGCGGATATTTGGCAGCCGCCTACTGGTTCATCGGCGCCTACATCATGATCTATGTCTATTTCGACGTTGCGCACGCATGGATGCATAGGACGGCAAGCCGTCTGATCGGGTCAACAGCCACGAGATCGGCTTTCTGTGTGCTTTATGTAGGCGCTGCGGCGGTAAGCATTTACGCCGCTACGCTCCTCTATGGTGGCGTCCAGGAACAAGATCGGCATATCGTTGTTGCCGCCCATAAAACCGAGATCCTCTTGCTACGCTTCCTCTTGGGATGCGGCTTTTACTGTCTCGGTTCTCTTTTCGGGAGATTTCAGGATCGCTTGCCGTCATCCCCCGCGCTCCCGATCGCTGTGGGAGCGATCTGCTTCGTGATCGAGGGCTTTATTTTCAGCAACTACAACGTCTTTTTCTCAACGCAGATCATGTCGTTTCCCAATTTTGTGACGCCCATAATCACAAGCATATTCGGGATTGTCATCTTCTATGCGATCTCATTTGCGATCGCGAAGAGTTGGGCCGCCAAGGCGCTCGCTTACATCGGGCAAAACTCCTATGCGATCTTGCTCAATCATATGTTCGGATTCTTTCTGTTAAATCTTCTACTGGTCGCCTTGGGCCGTATCGGTCTGTCAGATATCACCGGTCCTTATTACCGCTTCAAAGAATATGAGACGTTTCCACTCTATATTCTGTCTGGTTTGGCCGTTTCGATCGCAATTCCGATCCTGCTAAAAAAAGCACTCCACTCCTTGAAGGGTTCGATATCCAGAATCGCGTGA
- a CDS encoding nucleotidyltransferase and HEPN domain-containing protein yields the protein MKFSLDHLPERKRLELSRIVEIVHEEFEDALKEGTADFKKKGRILKIILFGSYARGDWVDEEHTGKGYKSDYDLLVIVNNRKLTDFGSYWRKAADRFPRIVKPPVSLAVHSLREVNTALKLGNYFFSEIRRDGIVLYELDDEDLAEPKPLTPAEEYRAAQQHFKRFHKSQKFLKVARFSASEGDTDEAAFLLHQAIEQAYSTLLLTLTNYSLASHNLNHLRTLAEGRDQRLAEIWPQDRQRRHAAWFNIINQAYVKARYSEHFKITEEALVWLGERADALQQLVKAICEEHIEKLRKKL from the coding sequence ATGAAGTTCAGCCTCGATCATCTGCCGGAACGCAAACGCCTCGAGCTGTCACGAATTGTCGAGATCGTGCATGAAGAATTCGAGGATGCGCTGAAGGAAGGCACGGCCGATTTCAAGAAGAAGGGGCGTATCCTCAAGATCATTCTTTTTGGCTCCTATGCTCGTGGCGATTGGGTCGATGAAGAGCACACCGGCAAAGGCTATAAGTCCGACTACGATCTGCTGGTAATCGTCAACAATCGCAAGCTGACCGACTTCGGTTCATACTGGCGCAAGGCGGCCGACCGCTTTCCCCGTATCGTCAAGCCGCCAGTCAGCCTTGCCGTGCATTCGCTGCGTGAGGTCAACACGGCACTGAAACTCGGCAATTATTTCTTCAGCGAGATCCGTCGCGACGGCATCGTTCTTTACGAACTCGACGACGAGGACCTTGCCGAGCCAAAGCCGCTCACACCAGCGGAAGAATATCGTGCGGCTCAACAGCATTTTAAGAGATTTCACAAAAGTCAGAAATTTCTTAAAGTTGCCCGCTTTTCCGCAAGCGAAGGCGACACGGATGAAGCAGCATTTCTCCTCCATCAAGCGATTGAACAGGCCTATTCGACCTTACTGCTAACATTGACGAATTACAGCCTTGCCTCACATAACCTTAACCATTTAAGGACACTTGCCGAAGGCCGCGATCAACGGCTTGCTGAGATCTGGCCACAAGATCGGCAACGCCGCCATGCTGCCTGGTTCAACATTATCAACCAAGCCTACGTGAAAGCTCGCTATTCCGAGCATTTCAAGATCACCGAAGAAGCGCTCGTCTGGCTTGGCGAACGTGCGGACGCACTGCAGCAGCTGGTCAAAGCGATTTGTGAGGAGCATATCGAAAAGCTGCGGAAAAAGCTCTGA
- a CDS encoding winged helix-turn-helix transcriptional regulator, with amino-acid sequence MKPLILICSRDYEFYLLLAQILNMTGFEPSLVEGAEEALAGVKSHDLVALIVDYHSDAFHISDLVSQIKEALADKTPPIAVFVGAGNQQLYLEVLKTGVSEIFMRPFNPERFLSYLSDLSPDASGKSCMKRTLGNTLIYAEITMHLDSMRVDCDGLDVQLSPIEFRLLQHFLQKPGYVFSRDALIEAAWPQGTFVEPRTVDVHVGRLRRGMRRVLGRDIIRTVRATGYALDERQSAERAS; translated from the coding sequence ATGAAGCCACTCATCCTCATTTGTTCCAGGGATTACGAATTCTACCTTCTGCTCGCCCAGATCCTCAACATGACAGGTTTTGAACCTTCACTGGTGGAAGGAGCGGAGGAAGCTCTCGCTGGTGTGAAATCCCATGATTTGGTGGCCTTGATAGTAGACTATCATAGCGACGCCTTCCACATTAGCGATCTTGTTAGCCAGATCAAGGAGGCGCTGGCCGACAAAACACCACCGATCGCGGTCTTCGTGGGAGCAGGCAATCAGCAACTTTATCTCGAAGTGCTCAAAACTGGAGTGAGCGAGATTTTCATGCGCCCCTTCAACCCAGAGCGTTTTCTATCTTATCTGTCAGACTTGTCGCCAGACGCGAGTGGGAAATCTTGCATGAAAAGAACCCTCGGCAATACGCTTATATATGCGGAAATCACGATGCACCTCGACAGCATGCGCGTCGATTGCGATGGCCTGGACGTCCAACTCAGTCCGATCGAATTTCGCCTTCTTCAGCATTTTCTACAAAAACCAGGCTACGTCTTCAGCCGAGACGCTCTCATCGAGGCTGCATGGCCGCAAGGTACCTTTGTGGAGCCCCGCACCGTCGACGTTCATGTTGGGCGCCTTCGGCGGGGCATGAGACGGGTGTTAGGTCGCGATATTATCCGCACGGTGCGGGCCACCGGTTATGCGCTCGATGAGCGTCAGAGTGCAGAGCGGGCTTCATAA